One Amycolatopsis thermophila DNA segment encodes these proteins:
- a CDS encoding TIGR03086 family metal-binding protein, with protein MDIRDLDRRVLRTVDKIVSGTTDLGLRTPCTGWTLGDLLIHQVSENHGFAVALREGSAADWHSGSLGDDPYRAYADSVDAFLSAAADDAVLTREVTVREFGTFPGSVALTMHLVDSVAHGWDLARTFGVPYQPDAEAVHVALRFAERMRARPRPDDDVFAPVLEVGPDAGELDRFLALTGRDPAWR; from the coding sequence ATGGACATCCGTGACCTGGACCGCCGCGTTCTCCGCACCGTCGACAAGATCGTCTCCGGCACCACCGACCTCGGCCTGCGCACCCCGTGCACGGGCTGGACGCTGGGCGACCTGCTCATCCACCAGGTGAGTGAGAATCACGGGTTCGCCGTGGCGCTGCGGGAGGGGTCCGCGGCCGACTGGCACAGCGGTTCGCTCGGCGACGATCCGTACCGCGCCTACGCCGATTCGGTCGACGCCTTCCTGTCCGCCGCGGCCGACGACGCCGTCCTGACCCGCGAGGTGACCGTGCGCGAGTTCGGCACCTTCCCCGGTTCGGTCGCGCTCACCATGCACCTGGTCGACTCGGTCGCCCACGGCTGGGACCTCGCCCGCACCTTCGGCGTGCCCTACCAGCCCGACGCCGAGGCCGTGCACGTCGCGCTGCGGTTCGCCGAGCGAATGCGCGCCCGGCCGCGTCCCGACGACGACGTCTTCGCACCGGTGCTCGAGGTCGGTCCGGACGCCGGCGAGCTCGACCGGTTCCTCGCGCTGACCGGCCGGGACCCCGCCTGGCGTTGA
- the galE gene encoding UDP-glucose 4-epimerase GalE: MASDSSRLKLIVTGGAGYVGSVCTARLLEAGHEVVVVDDLSTGHADAVPDGARFVEGDAADATASLLGEGFDGVLHFAAKSLVGESMQDPAKYWHGNVLTSIRLLDAMRAHGTPRLVFSSTAATYGEPERSPIPETAPTMPTNTYGASKLAIDHAITSYARAHGLAAVSLRYFNVAGAYGRFGERHTTETHLIPLVLQVATGDRPQVSIFGEDYPTDDGTAIRDYIHVADLADAHLLALTHARPGEHRIYNLGNGTGFSVRQVIEACRAVTGHPIPAEVAPRRAGDPAVLVAASDRAREELGWKPERADLEAIVSDAWRFTQDRRALDS; this comes from the coding sequence ATGGCTTCCGACTCCTCGCGCCTCAAGCTGATCGTCACGGGTGGTGCCGGCTACGTCGGCAGTGTCTGCACGGCCCGCCTGCTGGAAGCGGGGCACGAGGTCGTCGTGGTCGACGACCTGTCCACGGGCCACGCGGACGCCGTCCCCGACGGCGCGCGCTTCGTCGAGGGCGACGCCGCCGACGCGACGGCCTCCCTGCTCGGCGAGGGCTTCGACGGCGTGCTGCACTTCGCGGCGAAGTCCCTCGTCGGCGAGTCGATGCAGGACCCGGCCAAGTACTGGCACGGGAACGTGCTCACCTCCATCCGGTTGCTCGATGCGATGCGTGCGCACGGCACGCCCCGCCTGGTGTTCTCCTCCACGGCGGCGACCTACGGGGAGCCGGAGCGCAGCCCCATCCCCGAGACCGCTCCCACGATGCCCACCAACACCTACGGTGCCTCCAAGCTGGCCATCGACCACGCGATCACCAGCTACGCGCGGGCGCACGGGCTGGCCGCCGTGAGCCTGCGGTACTTCAACGTCGCCGGCGCCTACGGCCGCTTCGGGGAGCGGCACACCACCGAGACCCACCTCATCCCGCTGGTGCTGCAGGTCGCCACCGGGGACCGCCCGCAGGTGAGCATCTTCGGCGAGGACTACCCCACCGACGACGGCACCGCCATCCGCGACTACATCCACGTCGCCGACCTCGCCGACGCGCACTTGCTCGCCCTCACCCACGCACGCCCGGGTGAGCACCGCATCTACAACCTGGGCAACGGCACCGGGTTCTCCGTGCGCCAGGTCATCGAGGCTTGCCGGGCGGTCACCGGTCACCCCATCCCGGCCGAGGTGGCGCCCCGGCGGGCCGGCGACCCCGCCGTGCTCGTGGCGGCCAGCGACCGGGCCCGCGAGGAGCTCGGCTGGAAGCCCGAGCGCGCCGACCTCGAGGCCATCGTCAGCGACGCGTGGCGCTTCACGCAGGACCGGCGGGCCCTCGACAGCTGA
- a CDS encoding DUF4192 domain-containing protein, with translation MTSTTTHTGTDGRVTVRISDPGELIAAVPHLLSFRPGPSVVLLNHAGAKERRILPVIRADLPDESFEPDAVRELVRRLLRHPGAGVTVVIIGCRPGHRAPPGEVPHKQLAGLLVRALDDVGRPVDHALWVPEIRAGVPWRCYLDDCPPGVLPDDRDTVMAAAMATRGWVTYDSREEMSRLLDPDDPAAIERRQRMLDAAVDRLAEAPAPEAIAAAMGHFGAEESAAHLSVVRAALARAEAGDLDLSDEDVVSLAMALSNLEVRDRCLRTAEPPGEPASNAAERLWLELVRRTPPPERAEPAVLLGYSAYRRGDCVLAGLAFDNALTARPGHRLAELLDLCLDRQIPPAALSRLSHPNGGAPMANTP, from the coding sequence ATGACATCGACCACCACCCACACCGGCACGGACGGCCGCGTCACCGTCCGCATCTCCGATCCCGGCGAGCTGATCGCGGCGGTGCCGCACCTGCTTTCGTTCCGGCCCGGGCCGTCCGTCGTACTGCTCAACCATGCGGGCGCGAAAGAGCGGCGAATCCTCCCGGTGATCCGCGCGGATCTCCCCGACGAGAGCTTCGAGCCCGACGCGGTGCGCGAACTCGTGCGCCGCCTGCTCCGACATCCCGGCGCCGGGGTGACGGTCGTGATCATCGGCTGTCGTCCCGGGCACCGGGCACCGCCGGGGGAGGTGCCGCACAAGCAGCTGGCCGGCCTGCTGGTCCGCGCGCTCGACGACGTCGGCCGGCCGGTCGACCACGCGTTGTGGGTGCCGGAGATCCGTGCCGGCGTGCCGTGGAGGTGCTACCTCGACGACTGCCCGCCAGGTGTTCTGCCGGACGACCGGGACACCGTCATGGCCGCGGCGATGGCGACCCGCGGCTGGGTGACCTACGACAGCCGCGAGGAGATGTCGCGACTGCTGGACCCGGACGATCCAGCGGCGATCGAGCGACGGCAACGCATGCTGGACGCGGCGGTGGACAGGCTGGCGGAAGCACCCGCACCGGAAGCCATCGCCGCCGCGATGGGTCATTTCGGCGCCGAGGAGTCCGCGGCGCACCTGTCCGTCGTGCGTGCCGCGCTGGCTCGCGCCGAGGCGGGTGACCTCGACCTGAGCGACGAGGACGTCGTGTCCCTGGCGATGGCCTTGTCGAACCTCGAGGTGCGGGATCGGTGCCTGAGGACCGCCGAGCCGCCCGGCGAGCCGGCGTCGAACGCGGCGGAGCGCCTGTGGCTCGAGCTGGTGCGCCGCACGCCACCGCCGGAGCGCGCCGAGCCGGCCGTCTTGCTGGGCTACTCGGCCTACCGCCGCGGCGACTGCGTCCTGGCCGGCCTGGCGTTCGACAACGCCCTGACCGCCCGGCCCGGCCACCGCCTCGCCGAGCTCCTCGACCTGTGCCTGGACCGCCAGATCCCACCCGCCGCGCTGAGCAGACTGAGCCACCCGAACGGAGGTGCCCCGATGGCGAACACCCCCTAG
- a CDS encoding prolyl oligopeptidase family serine peptidase has protein sequence MADEDPYLWLEDVTGERALDWVRQRNAESVAELTGSTRFEQLRDEAREVLDADDRIPYIRRRGEYFYNFWQDAAHPRGLWRRTTLDSYRTERPEWDVLLDVDALAEAEGENWVWQGAAVLRPSYRRGLAELSRGGADAAVVREFDLETREFVAGGFELPEAKSRVGWIDEDLIYVGTDFGPGSMTASGYPRITKEWRRGTPLSEAVTVFEGKPDDVAVFAYHDPTPGFERDFVGRAIDFYRTEKFLRTPDGLVKLDVPEDAHASAHREWLLIRTRTAWTVGGREYAPGTLLAARFDDYLAGARDLTVLFEPDGRTSLESWDWTRNHLLLTTLADVHTELHVLTPGEGWRRQPLAGAPELGTAEIIDTDPDDSDEYLLNTSGFTQPSTLSYGHVGGATEVLKQAPARFDATDTTVEQHFATSKDGTRIPYFVVRPRNGDGPTMLTGYGGFEVSRLPAYSGVIGRGWLARGGTYVLANIRGGGEYGPGWHTGAIKENRHLVYEDFAAVAADLADRGITTPEGLGIQGGSNGGLLMGVMLTRYPELFGAIVSQVPLLDMKRYHLLLAGASWMAEYGDPDDPAEWEYISKYSPYQNVHPGRKYPPTLFMTSTRDDRVHPAHARKMMARMLEQGHDVRYYENIEGGHGAAADNEQLAYKWALLFEFLWRKLAA, from the coding sequence ATGGCTGACGAAGACCCGTACCTGTGGCTCGAGGACGTGACCGGTGAGCGGGCGCTCGACTGGGTTCGGCAGCGCAACGCCGAATCCGTCGCCGAGCTCACCGGCAGCACGCGGTTCGAGCAGCTGCGCGACGAGGCCCGCGAGGTGCTCGACGCCGACGACCGGATCCCCTACATCCGCCGGCGTGGCGAGTACTTCTACAACTTCTGGCAGGACGCGGCGCACCCGCGCGGTCTGTGGCGGCGGACCACGCTCGACTCCTACCGCACCGAGCGCCCGGAGTGGGACGTCCTGCTCGACGTCGACGCGCTCGCCGAAGCCGAGGGCGAGAACTGGGTCTGGCAGGGCGCGGCGGTGCTGCGGCCGTCGTACCGCCGTGGTCTGGCCGAGTTGTCGCGCGGCGGCGCGGACGCGGCCGTGGTGCGCGAGTTCGACCTGGAGACGCGCGAGTTCGTCGCGGGCGGTTTCGAACTGCCGGAGGCCAAGAGCCGGGTCGGCTGGATCGACGAGGACCTGATCTACGTCGGCACCGACTTCGGACCCGGGTCGATGACCGCCTCGGGCTACCCCCGGATCACGAAGGAGTGGCGCCGGGGCACGCCGTTGTCCGAGGCCGTCACGGTGTTCGAGGGCAAGCCGGACGACGTGGCGGTGTTCGCGTACCACGATCCCACTCCCGGGTTCGAGCGCGACTTCGTCGGCCGGGCCATCGACTTCTACCGCACCGAGAAGTTCCTCCGCACGCCCGACGGGCTGGTCAAGCTGGACGTGCCAGAGGATGCGCACGCGAGCGCGCACCGCGAGTGGCTGCTGATCCGCACGCGGACCGCGTGGACCGTCGGCGGCCGCGAGTACGCCCCGGGCACGCTGCTCGCCGCGCGGTTCGACGACTACCTGGCCGGCGCCCGCGACCTGACCGTCCTGTTCGAGCCGGACGGCCGGACCTCACTGGAGTCCTGGGACTGGACGCGGAACCACCTGCTGCTCACCACCCTCGCCGACGTGCACACCGAGCTGCACGTCCTCACCCCCGGCGAGGGCTGGCGCAGGCAGCCGCTGGCCGGCGCGCCGGAGCTGGGCACCGCCGAGATCATCGACACCGATCCCGACGACAGCGACGAGTACCTGCTCAACACCAGCGGTTTCACCCAGCCCTCGACCCTGTCCTACGGGCACGTCGGCGGCGCGACCGAGGTCCTCAAGCAGGCCCCGGCCCGTTTCGACGCCACGGACACCACCGTCGAGCAGCACTTCGCGACGTCGAAGGACGGCACGCGGATCCCGTACTTCGTGGTGCGCCCGCGCAACGGGGACGGCCCGACGATGCTCACCGGCTACGGGGGGTTCGAGGTGTCCCGCCTGCCCGCCTACAGCGGCGTGATCGGGCGCGGGTGGCTCGCGCGCGGCGGCACCTACGTGCTGGCCAACATCCGTGGCGGCGGCGAGTACGGCCCCGGCTGGCACACCGGTGCCATCAAGGAAAACCGCCACCTCGTCTACGAGGACTTCGCCGCGGTCGCCGCGGACCTCGCCGACCGCGGCATCACGACGCCGGAAGGCCTGGGCATCCAGGGCGGCAGCAACGGCGGCCTGCTGATGGGTGTCATGCTGACCCGGTACCCCGAGCTGTTCGGGGCGATCGTCAGCCAGGTCCCGTTGCTGGACATGAAGCGCTACCACCTGCTGCTGGCCGGTGCGTCGTGGATGGCCGAGTACGGCGACCCGGACGACCCCGCGGAATGGGAGTACATCTCGAAGTACTCGCCGTACCAGAACGTCCACCCGGGACGGAAATACCCGCCCACGCTGTTCATGACGTCCACCCGCGACGACCGCGTGCACCCGGCGCACGCGCGCAAGATGATGGCGCGCATGCTCGAACAGGGCCACGACGTGCGGTACTACGAGAACATCGAGGGCGGGCACGGCGCCGCCGCGGACAACGAGCAGCTGGCCTACAAGTGGGCGTTGCTGTTCGAGTTCCTCTGGCGGAAGCTCGCCGCCTGA
- a CDS encoding CBS domain-containing protein, whose translation MRIADLLRNKGHWVATVRPESSITDLLAGLAEHNVGAMVVAGEDGIAGIVSERDVVRKLHERGPALLERPVSEIMTTVVATCTPRDSVDDLSVLMTQRRVRHVPVVEGGRLVGIVSIGDVVKTRMEELEATQQQLAAYIAQG comes from the coding sequence ATGCGGATCGCCGACTTACTGCGGAACAAGGGCCACTGGGTCGCGACGGTGCGACCCGAGTCGTCCATCACCGATCTGCTCGCCGGTCTGGCCGAACACAACGTGGGCGCCATGGTCGTGGCCGGCGAGGACGGCATCGCGGGCATCGTCTCCGAGCGCGATGTGGTGCGCAAACTGCACGAACGCGGACCGGCCCTGCTGGAGCGGCCGGTGTCGGAGATCATGACGACGGTGGTCGCGACCTGCACGCCGCGTGATTCGGTGGACGACCTGAGCGTGCTGATGACGCAGCGGCGCGTGCGGCACGTGCCTGTCGTCGAGGGTGGGCGGCTGGTCGGGATCGTCAGCATCGGCGACGTGGTGAAGACCCGGATGGAGGAGCTGGAGGCGACGCAGCAGCAGCTGGCGGCCTACATCGCGCAGGGTTGA
- the pdxR gene encoding MocR-like pyridoxine biosynthesis transcription factor PdxR, giving the protein MDIQIELGAGRGRRDAIYRQIREAILDGRLRAGDALPPTRELAQRLVVSRNTVSAAYDRLVAEGFLEARVGSGTFVGAGARRDGAGPGERAAALTASAAWDDVPRPPRRFAERPEYDFRSGAPDVSLFPFETWRRLMTQQLRRSHHDLLTYGDPQGHAGLRAAIARHIGVSRDVRVAADDVLVTNGSQQAVDLAARVLLEPGDRVAVEEPGYPPPRQLFATLGARPVGVPVDEEGIVVDAIPDGCRLVYVTPSHQFPLGVPMSMARRLALIEWACRNDAAILEDDYDTEFRYTGRPLEPLRSLDSSGRVLYIGSFSKVLLPGLRLGFLVAPPGLRPALAKAKYLTDWHSASPAQAALAEFMDTGEYARHIRRTRREYAARRDVVRGVVERDFPELRLIGSSAGLHVSAMSSAPVRPMVLAARKAGVRIYALGDFTRPRDALEGLVFGFGAIPRERIERGLRELRAFADSDRALT; this is encoded by the coding sequence ATGGACATCCAGATCGAACTGGGGGCCGGCCGTGGCCGGCGGGATGCCATCTACCGCCAGATCCGCGAAGCGATCCTCGACGGGCGCCTGCGTGCGGGTGACGCGTTGCCGCCGACGCGGGAGCTGGCGCAGCGTCTCGTGGTTTCGCGCAACACCGTGAGCGCCGCGTACGACCGGCTGGTCGCCGAGGGATTCCTGGAGGCCAGGGTGGGGTCGGGCACCTTCGTGGGAGCGGGCGCCCGGCGGGACGGTGCCGGCCCGGGTGAGCGGGCGGCGGCCCTGACCGCGTCCGCCGCCTGGGACGACGTACCCCGTCCGCCGCGCCGGTTCGCGGAACGGCCGGAGTACGACTTCCGCTCCGGCGCCCCGGACGTGTCGCTGTTCCCGTTCGAGACCTGGCGGCGGCTGATGACCCAGCAGCTGCGCCGGTCCCACCACGACCTGCTCACCTACGGCGACCCGCAGGGGCACGCCGGTTTGCGCGCCGCCATCGCGCGGCACATCGGAGTCTCCCGCGACGTCCGCGTCGCCGCCGACGACGTGCTCGTCACCAACGGCTCGCAGCAGGCGGTGGATCTCGCCGCCCGTGTGCTGCTGGAGCCGGGTGACCGGGTCGCGGTCGAGGAGCCCGGTTACCCGCCGCCGCGGCAGCTTTTCGCGACGCTGGGTGCGCGGCCGGTCGGGGTGCCCGTCGACGAGGAGGGGATCGTCGTGGACGCCATCCCCGACGGCTGCCGCCTGGTGTACGTGACGCCGTCGCACCAGTTCCCGCTCGGGGTCCCGATGTCGATGGCGCGGCGCCTGGCGCTGATCGAATGGGCGTGCCGCAACGACGCGGCGATCCTCGAGGACGACTACGACACCGAGTTCCGCTACACCGGACGTCCGCTGGAACCGTTGCGCAGCTTGGATTCCAGCGGTCGCGTGCTCTACATCGGATCGTTCTCGAAGGTGCTGCTGCCCGGCCTCCGCCTCGGATTCCTCGTCGCGCCACCGGGTCTGCGCCCGGCGCTGGCGAAGGCGAAGTACCTCACCGACTGGCATTCGGCGAGCCCCGCGCAGGCGGCGCTCGCGGAATTCATGGACACCGGCGAGTACGCCCGGCACATTCGCCGCACGCGGCGCGAGTACGCCGCGCGGCGGGACGTGGTGCGCGGCGTCGTCGAGCGGGACTTCCCGGAGCTGCGGCTGATCGGGTCCTCGGCCGGGCTGCACGTCAGCGCGATGAGTTCGGCACCGGTCCGCCCGATGGTGCTCGCCGCGCGGAAGGCGGGGGTGCGGATCTACGCGCTCGGTGATTTCACCCGGCCGCGGGACGCGCTGGAGGGCCTGGTCTTCGGCTTCGGGGCGATCCCGCGCGAGCGCATCGAACGGGGGCTGCGTGAACTGCGGGCTTTCGCGGACAGCGACCGGGCACTAACCTGA
- a CDS encoding DUF2293 domain-containing protein: MAAASLAQRKYVAPVEVFVSLGWVPAHRVEAWRQGRFSPLTEALPVDNERITEALRCLHDWAKENGLTPAGTTYTAATRDRRDLRFTDDDTLDALCRTHWLSADLSDKQRARLAERQNKAPDLTVNTADRAWSCAGCGDPGEPGDLVLPAGPLCLTCADFDHLVLLPAGNAALSRRARRESTLCVLVQRFNRRRKRYERQGILVEADALDRAERQCLADEDVRARRRERDAQRRAVQDVEFQAAFAAGIQQLYPGCPAERAHLIAEHAGTRGSGRVGRSAAGRALDENAVRLAVIASVRHLDTAYDRMLMDGVPRAEARERIRPDLDRVLARWQRA; the protein is encoded by the coding sequence GTGGCGGCTGCTTCGCTTGCCCAGCGCAAGTACGTTGCTCCGGTCGAGGTGTTCGTCTCGCTGGGATGGGTGCCCGCTCACCGCGTCGAAGCGTGGCGGCAGGGGCGCTTCAGCCCGCTCACCGAAGCGCTGCCCGTCGACAACGAGCGCATCACCGAAGCGCTCCGCTGCCTCCACGACTGGGCCAAGGAGAACGGGCTCACCCCGGCCGGCACGACCTACACCGCCGCCACCCGGGACCGCCGCGATCTGCGGTTCACCGACGACGACACCCTCGACGCGCTCTGCCGCACCCACTGGCTCTCCGCCGACCTGTCCGACAAGCAGCGGGCCCGTCTCGCCGAACGGCAGAACAAGGCACCCGACCTGACCGTGAACACCGCCGACCGCGCCTGGAGCTGTGCCGGCTGCGGCGACCCGGGCGAGCCCGGCGACCTCGTCCTCCCCGCGGGCCCCCTCTGCCTGACCTGCGCGGACTTCGACCACCTCGTCCTGCTGCCCGCGGGCAACGCCGCGCTGTCCCGCCGCGCCAGGCGGGAAAGCACCCTCTGCGTCCTGGTCCAGCGCTTCAACCGGCGGCGCAAACGTTACGAACGCCAAGGGATCCTCGTCGAGGCGGACGCGCTGGACCGGGCCGAACGACAGTGCCTCGCCGACGAGGACGTCCGCGCCCGGCGGCGGGAACGCGACGCACAACGCCGCGCGGTGCAGGACGTCGAATTCCAGGCCGCCTTCGCCGCCGGCATCCAGCAGCTCTACCCGGGCTGCCCGGCCGAACGGGCACACCTCATCGCCGAGCACGCCGGGACCCGCGGCAGCGGCCGGGTCGGGCGGTCCGCCGCCGGGCGGGCCCTGGACGAGAATGCGGTGCGCCTCGCGGTGATCGCCTCCGTCCGGCACCTCGACACCGCCTACGACCGGATGCTCATGGACGGCGTGCCGCGCGCCGAAGCCCGCGAACGGATCCGACCGGACCTCGACCGCGTCCTGGCACGCTGGCAACGGGCCTGA